GCTTAAGATAAGGAGATTAAAACCTACCCTAATAATCCTATATATCTTGTAATTAATGGATTAATATATAGTAACATAAGAGCAATAACGAAACCATAAATACCAGTTGTCTCAGCAATAGCCGCCCCAACGATCATCGTACTTTGAATATCAGATTTTGCACCTGGTTGTCTACCTACTGCCTCAGCTGCTTTACCAGCTGCATAACCTTGCCCTATACCTGCACCTATACCAGCAATCATAGCTAATCCTGCACCTATAGCAGATGCCGCTAAAATCAACGCTCTTCCATCAATTGTTTCCATATTAATTCCTCCTTAATAAGTATTAAATATTTTAGTATGTTTTTATTTATAATAAAGCCTATTCCTCTTACTAACGCAAGAAATACAAGCTTAGTTACTTTAATTAATCCATTGCTCCTGTAATCAATACCATACTTAAAATGGTGAATACAAAAGCTTGAAGGCCTCCTGCAAATAAATCAAAATAAAAATGCAATACTGCAGGTATACCTAAATTTAAAAACCATGGCATAGAATAGTACAATGCAATAAGCACTGTTCCACCTAAAATGTTACCAAACAAACGGAAAGATAAAGAAACAGGATTAGCTAATTCACCAATTATATTAATGGGTGTTAAAAAAAGTATTGGTTCAGTAAACCCTTTTAAATATCTACCAATCCCTTTAGATTTAATTCCATAATATTGAATCATAAAAAATGAAATCAACGCTAACCCAAGTGGTATTGCATAATCTGCCGTAGGCGGCCTTAAAGCAAATAACCCTGATATATTAGATATGAATAAAAATATAAACACAGTAGCGAAATAAGTAGAAAAACTCTTTCCCTTTTCTCCCATTGTTGTGATAGTAAACTTATCAAAAACCTCTACAACCATTTCAACGAAGTTCTGTAATCCTTTTGGCACTTCTTGAAACTTTTTAAATCGACGATTAACATATAATGCGAACCCTATTAAAAATAATGAAATTATCAACAAACTAAAATGTGTATCTCCGATAACCCATTCAACTTCACCAAAATTAATGCTAAAAAGCTCTCTTATAGTAAAATCTTTCA
This Natranaerovirga pectinivora DNA region includes the following protein-coding sequences:
- the atpE gene encoding ATP synthase F0 subunit C; amino-acid sequence: METIDGRALILAASAIGAGLAMIAGIGAGIGQGYAAGKAAEAVGRQPGAKSDIQSTMIVGAAIAETTGIYGFVIALMLLYINPLITRYIGLLG
- the atpB gene encoding F0F1 ATP synthase subunit A; its protein translation is MKDFTIRELFSINFGEVEWVIGDTHFSLLIISLFLIGFALYVNRRFKKFQEVPKGLQNFVEMVVEVFDKFTITTMGEKGKSFSTYFATVFIFLFISNISGLFALRPPTADYAIPLGLALISFFMIQYYGIKSKGIGRYLKGFTEPILFLTPINIIGELANPVSLSFRLFGNILGGTVLIALYYSMPWFLNLGIPAVLHFYFDLFAGGLQAFVFTILSMVLITGAMD